Proteins encoded together in one Clostridium kluyveri DSM 555 window:
- a CDS encoding major tail protein translates to MPLMGIEKLYVAKQTTDTIAGMTFTTPQYFKNVQELSIKPKTNSAKAYAENRLVDQATQFDSADISMSRYDMSSAERAFVLGQSLTATGGTVSADSDTPPFIALLYKSPIKVNGVLGYRYGVIYKTMFEPPDEDMKTLEGKPDLSEVPKLSGTAQPTEWSFQDGNKTKHPWEYHVDTTDPNCPEDIDDWWFDSVAMPSLTAINALELSSSTPSDSATAIALDTKPTLTFNNGIADYSNVLLLNVTDGVLVANTMELNDTGKILTITPSANLVVQKTYQIVVQGVKDVYGQSLGTQLIRFTTVDA, encoded by the coding sequence ATGCCTTTAATGGGTATAGAAAAGCTTTATGTAGCAAAACAGACAACAGATACAATTGCAGGTATGACATTTACTACACCACAGTATTTTAAGAATGTTCAAGAACTTTCTATAAAACCAAAAACAAATAGTGCGAAAGCTTATGCAGAAAACAGGTTGGTAGATCAAGCTACTCAGTTTGATAGTGCAGATATATCTATGAGTAGATACGATATGTCCAGTGCTGAGAGGGCTTTCGTTTTGGGTCAGAGTTTAACTGCAACAGGAGGAACTGTCAGTGCAGATTCAGATACTCCTCCATTTATTGCCCTTCTTTATAAATCTCCTATAAAAGTTAATGGAGTTTTGGGGTATAGGTATGGAGTAATATACAAAACAATGTTTGAGCCACCAGATGAAGACATGAAAACATTAGAGGGCAAACCTGATTTGTCAGAAGTCCCTAAATTGAGTGGTACAGCACAGCCAACCGAATGGTCATTCCAGGATGGAAATAAAACAAAGCATCCATGGGAATATCACGTTGACACTACAGACCCTAATTGCCCGGAAGATATTGACGACTGGTGGTTTGATAGTGTTGCAATGCCTTCCCTTACTGCTATAAATGCACTGGAGCTGTCTTCTAGTACTCCATCCGATAGTGCTACAGCAATTGCATTAGATACAAAACCAACCTTAACATTTAATAATGGTATTGCAGATTATAGTAATGTATTATTGTTGAATGTTACAGATGGTGTTTTGGTTGCAAATACAATGGAACTTAATGACACTGGCAAGATTTTAACTATAACACCAAGTGCCAATTTGGTAGTGCAAAAAACATATCAGATCGTTGTACAGGGTGTAAAAGATGTTTATGGACAATCTTTAGGAACACAATTAATTAGATTTACTACGGTGGATGCTTAA
- a CDS encoding phage tail tape measure protein has product MPENEDVGSLAVKIAMEDSSFQAGLQNLRRNMSVIDSSFKESVAGLKDWGKNLDSLQSNASALGEKIELQKQIIEKYQQQLEKSKSNLDNNSKAMMDLKSKVDEAKTAWQEAAASEDKNSESTKKLKQTYDELNKQYTDSEQKVRNNAKSIDGYTIQVNNATSKLKGLENQLQETNNKINNFKWASVTSSLEENSKKFESVSVGASKVGDGLLRLSAPLVGVGIAASKIGNDFETSMSQAAGALEKPIAQMGSLRELALKTGQDTQFSATQAGNAITELAKGGLTEAQIKGGALKSTMDLAASSGMELGVSANTVVQAMGAFGLSADQASQAVNALAGAAAASSTDVEPLSQGLAQCSAQAKLVNWSIQDTVAVLGEFADAGVVGSDAGTSLKTMLQRLGAPTDDAATKMESLKINVWDSNGHMKNAAGIAEELQSKMSGLSDAEKQAAMNTIFGSDATRAASILMANGAKGLEKYTNATNDQSAASRLAASQMGETSKSIEQMLGSLETAGIKLQEALAPTIKSVADSVGNLADSFGNLSPGTQKLIVDFAGITLAAGGTLKVFGGLAKSGSNILDFLGKFTGKAAAASAAAGAAATAVEGVAAAEAGAGAAAGVAATGGLGAFAASLGSAALAVGPYVLAIAGVAAAGYGVYKAYKYATDQTIPQVDLFADKVEQTSKRVQLAQGQTSQSFQKQTITISESTQKAVSAYVKLNDSVTKTQQSISVNSEKFTTQTKNTVIKNFTDIVNQSNKLDSEMKTNKIKAFTDMVNNTNNLTAKNKTSIVNQYKQMLSQVGNISEQQKNELVKDFQDTLTKSVGITQQQVNQVKSKYDQMTQMVNAAVDERTQHETKTLQDLFSKSTSITDKEQQTILQSVSQKGEEKKQKISDLENQILTIYQTASNNHRDLSSAEKQLVNQIQTEMEQNAVQTLSKSEVESKVILERLKEYNGSITLQQASDTIQNAEKARQGSVKAANDKYNETVAAIIQERDGAHSISADQADKMIAEAERQRKDSVQKANDLKEGVVEKVKGMNHDVEENINTSTGNMLSPWEKLTENIKKKWEGLKTWFTNNPIVAAVKAISGASNTGILGNILGGFAEGTDYAPPGWHWVGEEGPELFNFAGGEQVINAKDSKDIMEQMQNGGKTKTASTTTSTATQMKSTEQYAENLNTSLGTGITNSINDVVAPLNELITKLNTLMTNFATQYTEYGEQNVKNLGDGITQSQGTATAPLNALTEKLGNNLDAFSTSASKYGVQTSNNIGDGITDNSDAVINAGNNITDTLDASLTKFVSDSGDYGINTDTNISNGITSNLNMVTGAVEDMADTLNSNLTAFASDALNYGLDSDTSIGNGITNNLNAVIGAQSNLTDTLDKNLDTFASNSINYGLNTDTNIGSGISNNANAVINAQNNVTTTLGNNLTAFASAATQYGQSTDTSIANGITNTAGNVTGAGNNLTSTLGNNFNTFAQGCTQYGTGVTNSIAEGMRSAEANAVSIAKELTQKIIEALTGPDGFDIHSPSRKTTWIGEMAIEGLINGLDSQDALAFFQNKIGSAISGVGGNVTNWLSAALAITGTPMNWLPGLERLVQAESGGDPMAVNPQSVNGEHASGLLQTLYSTFESYRLPSLPDNMFNPIADAAAAIEYIKATYGSVYNTPLFTSGGAYVGYETGTDNATAGVHPVAENGFEIVMNKTLGLFSGGETVLNNSDSTELLNSIGALSSGSTTLGADIVKNIASGITSNMDVLKNAIQGLTGTVSQDLDTGLAKAATSESDFMQLLADTMNQNSDKPAEVTKKVADLVSQRVNAIKDNLAAQVKDLNNQLYNLGQQEDVSLRGVKGADKYAIQDEYEAKKKTIKDEIALRKEQADKEIDEIQKIGKMSKEQIQEEIDAKKQAVTDIDKLNDVLVKSIERKLNAEKEAAIESANLKAKEEKLTKDQLSNLLEYVNNYYAEKLDKDAIAAQAEQLITSKSQDTIINLLSQYGNLYEDSGLTLGQRLTTGVKSWTDLIPGIVGNAMQNVQAEVQTAAVNVQSTLGNIMQNISTVGAAGAQLAGVDTSSFDDIFSKWKDSGMGSLDIEEDPVQKIEDKYKDAFNEIELEMIKLGKDTYSTTEELEKQQDTIDLQNKKLSEMQKEYKEVVNAVGSTDDSAIQLEKDIASLTVEIENSTKKLQQDTITNEYQSAIDSIDDAISKLDVDTKSLSDELDKQNNIYDENMKKLSFMKEEYSELVKIFGENSDAALGLGEDIKDLTSTITGNVTEARQNISDGIDDFTAKVKDALKEMYTQQQQDFEDSINSQLEDLDTWKDTSIDNINSVYDAKIKALETQTEAEDRAATDAEELANINSLQESIDYEHNEYNKQQLQKQLDTAITDRNKRLHEQEIEDQKAALEVEKQNQLDSLDTIYEAKKKDLEKQLQDIKDFYAKKLDATNLEAEAEKMVMEGNQEEIIEILKSYSSDYESAGKTLGEKLFEGFRSKIEGITDMISNITAQINAARDEAIQIAQDSIVSDYVSVTAPTYPGTPRQVSGSQTIVNNITYNSPTVLSPSEQNRQVDSMLTKIAFSI; this is encoded by the coding sequence ATGCCGGAAAATGAAGATGTTGGAAGCCTTGCAGTCAAAATAGCCATGGAAGACAGTTCTTTTCAAGCCGGATTGCAAAACTTAAGGCGTAATATGTCTGTGATAGATAGTAGCTTTAAAGAAAGCGTTGCAGGTCTTAAAGATTGGGGAAAAAATTTAGATTCTCTACAGAGCAATGCCAGTGCTTTGGGTGAAAAAATTGAGTTACAAAAGCAGATAATAGAAAAATATCAGCAGCAACTTGAAAAATCCAAAAGCAATTTAGATAACAACTCCAAGGCCATGATGGATTTAAAATCTAAAGTTGATGAAGCAAAAACAGCATGGCAGGAAGCAGCAGCAAGTGAAGATAAAAATTCAGAAAGTACCAAAAAATTAAAACAGACTTATGATGAACTTAATAAGCAATATACAGATTCGGAGCAAAAAGTAAGAAATAATGCAAAAAGTATAGACGGATATACAATACAGGTTAACAATGCAACCTCTAAATTAAAGGGACTCGAAAATCAACTTCAAGAAACAAACAATAAAATAAATAACTTCAAATGGGCATCTGTAACGAGTTCATTGGAAGAAAATAGTAAAAAATTTGAATCTGTTAGTGTTGGAGCAAGCAAGGTAGGAGACGGCTTGCTCCGTTTGTCTGCGCCTTTAGTTGGCGTTGGAATCGCTGCATCAAAAATAGGAAATGATTTTGAAACTTCTATGTCACAGGCTGCAGGTGCTTTAGAGAAACCTATAGCGCAGATGGGAAGTTTACGTGAACTTGCCTTAAAAACTGGACAAGATACTCAATTTTCTGCAACACAAGCAGGAAATGCCATAACAGAACTTGCAAAAGGTGGCTTGACAGAAGCGCAAATAAAAGGTGGAGCACTTAAATCTACAATGGATTTAGCTGCTTCTTCTGGAATGGAACTGGGGGTTTCTGCAAATACTGTTGTACAGGCAATGGGTGCCTTTGGGCTTTCTGCCGACCAAGCCAGTCAGGCAGTAAATGCTCTTGCTGGAGCTGCAGCAGCTTCCAGTACAGATGTTGAACCACTATCACAAGGTTTAGCTCAATGTTCAGCACAAGCAAAACTAGTAAATTGGTCTATCCAAGATACGGTTGCAGTTCTGGGAGAATTTGCAGATGCTGGAGTGGTTGGAAGTGATGCTGGAACATCTCTTAAAACTATGCTTCAAAGGCTAGGAGCTCCAACGGATGATGCTGCTACAAAAATGGAATCATTAAAAATCAATGTTTGGGATAGTAATGGACATATGAAAAATGCAGCTGGTATTGCAGAGGAATTACAATCTAAAATGAGTGGACTGTCAGATGCAGAAAAACAGGCTGCAATGAATACAATCTTCGGAAGTGATGCAACTCGTGCAGCTAGTATTTTAATGGCTAATGGTGCCAAAGGATTAGAAAAATATACAAATGCTACAAATGACCAGAGTGCTGCATCCAGGCTGGCAGCAAGTCAGATGGGTGAAACCAGTAAATCTATCGAACAGATGCTTGGTTCATTAGAAACAGCAGGAATAAAGCTCCAAGAAGCGTTGGCACCGACTATAAAATCTGTTGCCGATAGTGTTGGTAATCTTGCCGATTCTTTTGGAAATTTAAGCCCTGGAACGCAAAAATTAATAGTAGATTTTGCAGGAATTACTTTAGCAGCAGGAGGTACCTTAAAAGTATTCGGTGGCTTGGCTAAAAGTGGAAGTAATATTTTAGATTTTCTTGGTAAGTTTACAGGGAAGGCTGCTGCCGCAAGTGCCGCCGCAGGAGCCGCAGCAACAGCAGTAGAAGGAGTTGCTGCAGCAGAAGCTGGAGCTGGTGCAGCCGCTGGTGTTGCTGCTACAGGAGGACTTGGGGCTTTTGCAGCAAGCTTAGGAAGTGCAGCATTGGCAGTAGGACCATATGTACTTGCCATTGCTGGAGTTGCGGCGGCCGGATATGGTGTATATAAAGCCTATAAATACGCCACAGACCAGACAATACCACAGGTAGATTTGTTTGCGGATAAAGTTGAACAGACTTCAAAACGTGTTCAACTTGCACAAGGCCAGACATCACAATCGTTTCAAAAACAGACTATTACAATCAGTGAAAGCACGCAAAAAGCAGTATCAGCCTATGTGAAATTAAATGACAGTGTGACAAAAACCCAACAAAGCATATCTGTAAATTCCGAAAAATTTACTACTCAAACTAAAAACACCGTAATTAAAAATTTCACAGATATTGTAAACCAGTCAAATAAGCTTGATAGTGAAATGAAAACAAATAAAATTAAAGCTTTCACTGATATGGTTAATAACACCAATAATCTAACTGCTAAAAATAAAACTTCTATAGTGAATCAGTACAAACAAATGCTTTCCCAAGTAGGGAATATAAGTGAACAACAAAAAAATGAACTGGTTAAAGATTTTCAGGATACATTGACTAAATCTGTGGGAATTACGCAACAGCAAGTTAACCAAGTAAAGTCAAAATATGATCAAATGACCCAAATGGTTAATGCTGCGGTAGATGAAAGAACACAGCATGAAACAAAAACGTTGCAGGATTTATTTTCCAAAAGTACATCTATAACAGATAAAGAACAACAAACTATTCTACAAAGCGTATCTCAAAAGGGAGAAGAGAAAAAACAAAAAATATCGGATTTAGAAAATCAGATATTAACTATATATCAAACTGCTTCCAATAATCATAGAGATTTGTCATCCGCAGAGAAACAATTAGTCAACCAAATTCAAACGGAGATGGAACAAAATGCTGTTCAAACTCTAAGCAAAAGCGAAGTTGAGAGTAAAGTAATCCTTGAAAGATTAAAGGAATATAATGGAAGCATTACATTGCAACAGGCGAGCGACACTATTCAAAATGCTGAAAAAGCTCGTCAAGGTTCAGTTAAAGCTGCCAATGACAAATATAATGAAACAGTCGCTGCAATAATTCAGGAAAGAGATGGAGCGCATTCTATTAGCGCAGATCAAGCTGATAAAATGATTGCTGAGGCTGAAAGGCAACGCAAAGATAGTGTCCAAAAAGCTAACGATCTAAAAGAGGGCGTTGTTGAAAAGGTTAAAGGCATGAATCATGATGTAGAGGAAAACATTAATACTTCTACAGGAAATATGTTATCTCCTTGGGAAAAATTAACTGAAAATATAAAAAAGAAATGGGAAGGTCTTAAAACTTGGTTTACTAATAATCCAATAGTAGCTGCAGTGAAGGCAATATCAGGTGCATCTAATACTGGTATTTTAGGAAATATACTGGGAGGTTTCGCAGAGGGTACAGATTATGCACCACCGGGATGGCACTGGGTTGGTGAAGAAGGGCCAGAACTTTTCAATTTTGCAGGCGGCGAACAGGTTATTAATGCCAAAGATTCTAAGGACATTATGGAGCAAATGCAAAATGGAGGCAAAACAAAAACCGCCAGTACTACAACCAGTACTGCAACACAGATGAAATCCACTGAACAGTATGCCGAAAATCTGAATACTAGCCTCGGAACTGGTATTACAAATAGCATTAATGATGTTGTGGCTCCTTTAAATGAGCTTATAACTAAATTGAATACCTTAATGACTAATTTTGCTACCCAATATACAGAATATGGGGAGCAGAATGTTAAAAACTTAGGTGATGGAATTACACAAAGTCAAGGCACAGCCACAGCACCACTTAACGCCCTTACTGAAAAGCTTGGGAATAATTTAGATGCATTTTCTACTAGTGCCTCTAAATATGGTGTACAAACAAGCAATAATATTGGTGATGGTATAACAGATAATTCTGATGCTGTAATAAACGCAGGAAATAATATAACAGATACTTTGGATGCAAGTTTAACTAAATTCGTGTCTGATTCAGGGGACTATGGAATTAATACAGACACCAATATAAGTAATGGCATAACAAGTAACTTGAACATGGTAACAGGTGCCGTAGAAGATATGGCAGATACTTTAAATAGTAATTTAACTGCCTTTGCTTCTGATGCCCTAAATTATGGCTTGGATTCTGACACGAGTATAGGGAATGGTATAACCAATAATTTAAATGCAGTTATAGGTGCCCAAAGTAATTTAACTGATACCCTGGACAAAAATTTAGATACTTTTGCAAGCAATTCCATTAACTATGGATTAAATACAGATACTAATATTGGAAGTGGAATAAGTAATAATGCTAACGCAGTTATAAACGCACAGAATAATGTAACTACTACACTTGGAAATAACTTAACTGCTTTTGCGTCGGCGGCTACACAATATGGCCAAAGTACAGATACATCTATAGCAAATGGTATAACAAATACTGCAGGCAATGTTACAGGAGCAGGTAATAATTTAACGTCTACATTGGGAAATAATTTTAATACTTTTGCACAAGGTTGTACCCAATATGGAACAGGTGTTACGAATTCGATAGCCGAGGGTATGAGATCTGCTGAAGCCAATGCTGTTAGTATAGCCAAAGAACTTACCCAAAAGATTATTGAAGCCCTTACTGGTCCTGATGGATTTGATATACATTCACCGTCCAGAAAAACAACATGGATAGGTGAAATGGCTATAGAAGGGCTTATAAATGGTTTAGATTCCCAAGATGCCCTAGCTTTCTTCCAAAACAAAATAGGAAGTGCAATATCTGGTGTAGGGGGGAATGTAACCAACTGGTTAAGCGCAGCTCTAGCTATTACAGGAACTCCTATGAATTGGCTACCTGGACTGGAAAGGCTAGTTCAGGCTGAATCTGGTGGAGATCCCATGGCAGTAAACCCTCAAAGTGTTAATGGTGAACATGCTTCAGGATTGCTCCAAACATTATATTCAACATTTGAATCCTATAGGTTGCCTTCACTTCCTGACAATATGTTCAATCCTATTGCTGATGCAGCAGCAGCCATAGAATATATAAAAGCTACGTATGGAAGTGTATATAACACTCCACTTTTTACAAGTGGCGGTGCTTACGTGGGTTACGAAACTGGAACTGATAATGCAACTGCAGGGGTTCATCCAGTGGCCGAAAATGGGTTCGAAATAGTAATGAACAAAACACTGGGATTGTTTAGTGGAGGAGAAACAGTCTTAAATAATTCCGATTCGACCGAGCTTTTAAACAGTATTGGAGCTCTTAGCTCTGGTTCCACGACCTTAGGCGCAGATATAGTTAAAAATATTGCAAGTGGTATAACAAGCAATATGGATGTTTTAAAAAATGCTATCCAGGGACTTACAGGTACAGTATCGCAAGATTTAGATACAGGTCTGGCAAAAGCAGCCACTTCTGAATCTGATTTTATGCAGTTACTCGCCGATACCATGAATCAAAATAGTGATAAACCCGCAGAGGTAACTAAAAAAGTAGCTGACTTGGTATCGCAAAGGGTAAATGCCATAAAGGATAACCTGGCGGCACAGGTAAAAGATTTAAATAATCAACTGTATAATTTGGGCCAGCAGGAAGATGTTTCTTTAAGGGGTGTAAAAGGTGCCGATAAATATGCCATCCAGGACGAATATGAAGCTAAAAAGAAAACTATAAAAGATGAAATAGCCCTCAGAAAAGAACAGGCTGACAAGGAAATAGATGAAATACAGAAAATAGGAAAAATGTCTAAGGAACAGATACAAGAGGAAATAGACGCTAAAAAGCAGGCTGTAACTGACATAGACAAATTAAATGATGTCCTCGTAAAATCGATTGAAAGAAAGTTAAATGCCGAAAAAGAAGCTGCAATTGAAAGTGCCAACCTAAAGGCCAAGGAAGAAAAACTTACTAAAGACCAGTTAAGTAATTTGCTAGAATATGTAAATAATTACTATGCAGAAAAGTTGGATAAAGACGCCATAGCAGCACAGGCAGAACAATTGATTACATCTAAAAGCCAGGATACAATCATTAATTTGCTTAGTCAGTATGGTAATTTATATGAAGATAGTGGACTTACGCTTGGACAAAGGTTAACCACAGGCGTTAAGAGTTGGACAGATTTGATACCTGGTATAGTGGGTAATGCCATGCAGAATGTACAGGCAGAAGTACAGACAGCAGCTGTAAATGTACAAAGTACCTTAGGTAATATAATGCAAAACATATCAACCGTAGGTGCTGCAGGGGCACAGCTTGCAGGAGTGGATACAAGTAGTTTTGATGATATATTCTCTAAATGGAAAGATTCCGGCATGGGGAGCTTGGATATTGAAGAAGACCCTGTACAAAAAATAGAAGATAAATATAAAGATGCATTTAATGAAATAGAGCTTGAAATGATTAAGTTAGGCAAAGATACTTACAGTACTACAGAAGAATTGGAAAAGCAGCAGGATACTATTGATTTGCAGAATAAGAAGCTTTCTGAAATGCAAAAGGAATATAAGGAAGTTGTAAACGCTGTTGGTTCTACTGATGATAGTGCAATTCAATTAGAGAAGGATATAGCAAGTCTGACTGTTGAAATAGAAAATAGCACTAAAAAATTGCAGCAGGATACTATAACGAATGAATACCAGAGTGCTATAGATAGTATTGATGATGCAATCTCAAAACTTGATGTGGATACTAAAAGTCTCAGTGATGAGCTGGATAAACAAAATAATATCTATGATGAAAATATGAAGAAACTTTCATTTATGAAAGAAGAATACTCTGAACTTGTGAAGATATTTGGTGAAAATTCTGATGCTGCACTGGGTTTAGGAGAAGATATAAAGGATTTGACATCTACAATAACTGGAAATGTAACAGAAGCAAGACAAAATATCAGTGATGGTATAGATGATTTTACAGCGAAGGTAAAAGATGCTCTCAAGGAAATGTATACTCAACAGCAGCAGGATTTTGAGGATTCCATTAATTCTCAACTAGAGGATTTGGATACTTGGAAAGATACTTCCATTGATAATATCAATTCTGTATATGATGCTAAAATAAAGGCATTGGAAACACAGACGGAAGCTGAAGACAGAGCTGCAACGGATGCTGAAGAATTAGCCAATATCAATAGCTTACAGGAATCTATAGATTATGAGCATAACGAATATAATAAGCAGCAATTGCAAAAACAGCTAGATACAGCCATAACAGATAGAAATAAAAGGTTGCATGAACAGGAAATAGAAGATCAGAAGGCGGCTTTAGAAGTTGAAAAGCAAAACCAACTTGATAGTCTTGATACTATATATGAAGCAAAGAAAAAAGATTTGGAGAAGCAGCTCCAGGATATTAAAGATTTCTATGCTAAAAAACTTGATGCTACAAACTTGGAAGCAGAGGCTGAAAAAATGGTTATGGAAGGTAATCAGGAAGAAATCATAGAGATTTTAAAAAGCTATTCATCTGATTATGAAAGCGCCGGAAAAACGCTTGGCGAAAAACTTTTTGAAGGCTTTAGAAGCAAAATAGAGGGCATTACTGACATGATAAGCAACATAACAGCACAGATTAATGCTGCGAGGGATGAAGCAATACAAATAGCCCAAGATAGTATAGTGTCAGATTATGTAAGTGTTACAGCTCCAACCTATCCAGGGACCCCTAGACAAGTTTCTGGTTCGCAGACTATAGTAAATAACATTACTTATAATAGCCCTACAGTACTATCCCCGAGTGAGCAAAATCGACAAGTTGACAGTATGCTAACCAAGATAGCATTCTCTATATGA
- a CDS encoding DUF4064 domain-containing protein, giving the protein MKKTAFILGTIAGIVGIISCGILLYVGLNTTVDHDNVYSVIIISFIGLILQIVGLVYALMVESKTEIAGKVMIVAGISDLIVSFFSILGDSPVTFIICFVVFVLFLISGIFAIKASKETITE; this is encoded by the coding sequence ATGAAAAAAACTGCTTTTATTTTAGGAACAATTGCTGGCATTGTTGGTATAATTAGCTGTGGTATTCTACTGTATGTTGGCTTAAATACAACGGTAGATCATGATAATGTTTATAGCGTTATCATTATATCTTTTATTGGACTTATTTTACAGATAGTTGGGCTGGTATATGCTCTAATGGTTGAAAGTAAAACTGAAATAGCAGGAAAAGTTATGATAGTTGCAGGAATATCTGATTTGATTGTGTCCTTCTTTTCAATATTAGGAGACAGCCCAGTAACATTTATAATATGCTTTGTAGTATTTGTTTTATTTTTAATTTCTGGTATATTTGCAATTAAAGCGTCTAAGGAAACTATTACAGAATGA
- a CDS encoding phage tail family protein: protein MQQIIYINSRGQSITLGNSCPFVLEKIDGTGGTKSTLLTTKAPGQDGKSHHGTLLEERTLNITGYICGNSLEDMDTKKQQLCSIFNPKFKGKLIYTNNIGEHTTGCIVQDSPTFKDRTSTIQQFLIQLFCPEPYWKELEEIKNEMAQWVGDFMFPLEIPEETGIEMGHRVSTLIANCLNVGDAECPIRVEFKALATVVNPSILNVYTQDFIKVKRTLTVGDMLVIDTSFGNKRVEMIKTNGVIQNVFNYITLDTTFLQLDVGDNLLRYDAEEGIDNLEVGIYYTPKYVGV, encoded by the coding sequence ATGCAACAGATTATATATATAAATAGTAGAGGGCAGAGCATTACATTAGGTAATTCTTGCCCTTTCGTTTTGGAAAAAATAGATGGTACAGGAGGTACCAAGAGTACATTATTAACTACAAAAGCTCCTGGTCAAGATGGCAAGAGCCATCATGGAACTCTTCTGGAAGAAAGGACTTTAAATATTACAGGCTATATATGCGGAAATTCCTTAGAAGATATGGATACAAAAAAACAACAATTATGTAGTATATTCAATCCCAAATTCAAGGGAAAGCTGATTTATACTAACAATATAGGAGAACACACCACAGGCTGTATTGTTCAGGATAGCCCAACTTTTAAAGATAGAACTTCAACTATACAACAGTTCTTAATACAGTTATTCTGTCCGGAACCATATTGGAAAGAATTAGAAGAAATAAAAAACGAAATGGCACAGTGGGTTGGAGATTTTATGTTTCCACTTGAAATTCCAGAAGAAACAGGAATAGAAATGGGGCATAGAGTAAGTACGCTGATTGCGAACTGTCTTAACGTAGGAGATGCAGAATGTCCTATAAGGGTAGAATTTAAAGCCCTTGCAACCGTAGTTAATCCAAGTATTTTGAATGTATATACCCAGGACTTTATAAAAGTAAAAAGGACGCTTACTGTAGGAGATATGCTTGTTATAGATACTTCTTTTGGAAATAAAAGAGTTGAAATGATTAAAACGAATGGAGTAATTCAAAATGTATTTAATTATATAACTTTGGATACAACTTTCTTGCAGCTTGATGTAGGTGACAATCTTCTCCGTTATGATGCAGAGGAAGGCATAGATAACTTGGAAGTGGGGATTTATTATACCCCAAAATATGTGGGGGTGTAA
- a CDS encoding siphovirus ReqiPepy6 Gp37-like family protein, with amino-acid sequence MKKVPMRIIDKDFNLLGEIDDYESLQFIRRFYKVGEFELHINMDKANTDTLVKNNLIILGSSLNKVGIIMHRENSVDDNGVDELIIKGPTLKGIMSRRLIVPPVNGNGYDSQTGSIETILKAFVNNHVINPTDADRKILQAAIAPDQQRGKQDKWRSRFEVLSDKLAEIGEYASMGWDVVLDIYNNKWIFDVVEGRDLTVDQDTLPPVIFSTDFDNITNPHLIQSLINTANVGYAGGHGDDADRLIQQMGSSTGVERMETFLDCSQAEDVAELTSMAQQKLNELKEIKTFEFEIIPDNTFIYEQDYDLGDTVTAQSRKWAVTINCQIIEVKEIYEVSGFKLQATFGTNIPSLLTVFKRNSKKVVR; translated from the coding sequence TTGAAAAAAGTACCTATGAGAATTATAGATAAGGATTTTAACCTACTCGGTGAGATAGATGATTATGAAAGTTTACAGTTTATCCGTAGGTTTTATAAGGTGGGAGAGTTTGAACTGCATATAAATATGGATAAGGCCAATACAGATACCTTGGTTAAAAACAATTTAATCATTCTAGGAAGCAGCCTTAATAAAGTTGGAATTATAATGCACCGAGAAAACTCTGTTGATGATAATGGAGTTGATGAACTTATTATAAAGGGTCCCACCTTAAAAGGCATTATGTCTAGGAGGCTTATAGTTCCACCTGTAAACGGCAATGGATATGACAGCCAGACGGGAAGTATAGAAACCATTTTAAAAGCTTTTGTAAACAACCATGTGATAAACCCTACGGATGCAGATAGAAAGATACTACAGGCTGCTATAGCTCCAGACCAACAGAGAGGTAAACAAGACAAGTGGAGAAGTAGGTTTGAAGTACTTTCTGATAAATTGGCTGAAATAGGTGAATACGCATCTATGGGTTGGGATGTTGTACTCGACATATATAATAATAAATGGATTTTTGATGTAGTGGAAGGTAGGGATCTAACAGTAGATCAGGATACTCTGCCCCCTGTTATTTTTAGCACAGACTTTGATAATATAACGAATCCCCATTTAATTCAGAGTTTAATCAATACCGCCAATGTCGGGTACGCTGGAGGGCATGGAGATGATGCGGACAGACTTATACAACAGATGGGAAGTTCAACCGGAGTGGAGAGGATGGAAACTTTCCTAGATTGCAGCCAGGCTGAAGATGTCGCAGAGCTTACCTCAATGGCACAGCAAAAGCTTAATGAACTTAAAGAAATAAAAACATTTGAATTTGAAATTATTCCTGACAATACATTCATTTATGAACAGGATTATGATTTGGGGGATACAGTCACAGCACAATCTAGAAAGTGGGCAGTAACAATAAACTGTCAAATTATTGAAGTTAAAGAAATATATGAGGTATCGGGTTTTAAATTACAAGCTACTTTTGGAACTAATATTCCTAGCCTTCTCACAGTATTCAAGAGAAATTCAAAAAAGGTGGTGAGATAA